One Obesumbacterium proteus DNA window includes the following coding sequences:
- the ribD gene encoding bifunctional diaminohydroxyphosphoribosylaminopyrimidine deaminase/5-amino-6-(5-phosphoribosylamino)uracil reductase RibD, translating to MQQDQQRGDEFYMARAFELARRGRFTTTPNPNVGCVIVLNNEIVGEGYHLRAGEPHAEVHALRMAGDKACGATAYVTLEPCSHHGRTPPCADALVAAGVSRVVAAMQDPNPNVAGRGLFKLQQAGIDVSHGLMMNEAEAVNRGFLKRMRTGFPFVQLKMAASLDGKTAMASGESQWITSAAARQDVQRYRAQSSAILSSSATVLADDPSLTVRWDELDTTTQQAYPKEHLRQPLRVIVDSQNRVTPAHKIVSQLGETLLARIHPDEQVWPEGVKQLSIPQYGQGLDLVVLMMQLGKQQVNSVWVEAGASLAGALLQAGLVDELIVYIAPKLLGDSARGLCVLPGLTELADAPQFVFSEVMPVGSDLRVVLRNAY from the coding sequence ATGCAGCAAGATCAGCAGCGTGGCGACGAATTTTACATGGCGAGAGCCTTTGAGCTAGCACGTCGTGGGCGTTTCACGACCACGCCAAACCCTAATGTCGGCTGCGTAATTGTCCTGAACAATGAGATTGTGGGGGAAGGGTATCATCTGCGCGCCGGTGAGCCTCACGCTGAGGTTCATGCGTTACGCATGGCAGGAGATAAAGCGTGTGGCGCAACGGCCTACGTAACCCTTGAACCCTGCAGCCACCATGGACGCACGCCTCCTTGTGCTGATGCGCTAGTTGCTGCGGGCGTCAGCCGAGTGGTGGCCGCAATGCAGGATCCGAATCCCAACGTTGCAGGTCGCGGGTTATTCAAGCTGCAACAAGCCGGTATTGACGTCAGCCACGGCCTGATGATGAATGAAGCTGAAGCCGTCAATCGCGGTTTTCTCAAACGCATGCGGACGGGTTTCCCCTTTGTGCAACTGAAGATGGCGGCATCGTTAGATGGTAAAACCGCGATGGCATCAGGTGAAAGTCAGTGGATCACGTCGGCGGCAGCACGACAAGACGTGCAGCGTTATCGGGCACAGAGCTCTGCGATATTGAGCTCTAGCGCTACGGTGCTGGCTGACGACCCCTCACTTACCGTGCGCTGGGATGAATTAGACACAACGACCCAGCAGGCTTATCCGAAAGAGCATCTTCGTCAACCGCTCCGCGTTATTGTTGATAGCCAAAACCGCGTTACGCCAGCACATAAAATTGTCTCACAGCTGGGTGAAACGCTGCTGGCAAGAATTCATCCTGATGAACAGGTGTGGCCAGAAGGCGTTAAACAGCTTTCTATTCCGCAGTACGGTCAAGGGCTGGATCTGGTTGTGTTAATGATGCAGCTGGGCAAACAACAGGTTAACTCAGTATGGGTGGAGGCTGGAGCATCCTTGGCGGGTGCTTTGCTACAGGCCGGTTTAGTCGATGAGCTGATTGTTTATATTGCACCAAAACTGCTGGGCGATAGCGCCCGTGGTTTGTGTGTATTGCCCGGTTTGACGGAACTGGCAGATGCGCCCCAGTTTGTATTTAGCGAAGTGATGCCCGTAGGCTCTGATTTACGTGTTGTGCTACGTAACGCATATTAA
- a CDS encoding DUF3251 domain-containing protein, with product MSIFRPLFVLAPLALMLTACASDPKTEALQSEVQELTQKVQKLSTEAEYLERQKAMNENNEQRIYLIPAANSDALGITSLGQLRILISHLEPEADGSKAVLQIKTANGSILPSFTGSLEWGTLNQATLEPDQSSILSQNISFTSPATPTNVTSMEVRFSDIAPENLGFIRLSGLERQ from the coding sequence ATGTCTATATTCCGCCCTTTATTCGTGCTTGCCCCTTTGGCATTGATGCTAACGGCATGCGCTTCTGATCCTAAAACTGAAGCTCTTCAGTCTGAAGTTCAGGAGCTGACACAAAAAGTCCAGAAACTGAGCACTGAAGCTGAGTATCTGGAGCGTCAGAAAGCGATGAACGAAAATAACGAACAGCGTATTTACCTGATCCCTGCGGCCAATAGTGACGCATTGGGGATCACCAGTCTGGGCCAACTGCGCATCTTAATCAGTCATCTTGAACCTGAAGCTGACGGCAGCAAAGCCGTGCTACAGATCAAAACGGCCAATGGCTCGATTTTGCCAAGCTTCACCGGCTCTCTGGAGTGGGGTACGCTAAATCAGGCCACGCTGGAACCTGACCAAAGCAGCATTCTGTCGCAAAATATTAGCTTCACGAGCCCTGCGACCCCAACCAATGTTACCAGCATGGAAGTCCGTTTTAGCGATATCGCACCGGAAAACCTTGGTTTCATTCGCCTGAGTGGCTTAGAACGTCAGTAG
- the nusB gene encoding transcription antitermination factor NusB → MKPAARRRARECAVQALYSWQISKNDIADVEYQFLSEQDVKDVDISYFRELLSGVATNAEYLDGLMAPVLSRQLEELGQVERAVLRISLFELSKREDVPYKVAINEGIELAKTFGAEDSHKFVNGVLDKVAPTIRKSKR, encoded by the coding sequence GTGAAACCTGCTGCTCGCCGCCGCGCCCGTGAATGTGCTGTTCAAGCACTTTATTCTTGGCAGATATCCAAAAACGACATTGCTGATGTTGAATATCAGTTCTTGTCAGAGCAGGACGTCAAAGATGTCGATATTAGCTACTTCCGTGAGCTATTGTCTGGCGTCGCCACTAACGCAGAATATCTGGACGGCCTGATGGCACCAGTATTATCTCGTCAGTTGGAAGAATTGGGGCAGGTTGAGAGAGCGGTTCTGCGTATTTCTCTGTTTGAACTGAGCAAGCGCGAAGACGTTCCTTACAAAGTTGCAATTAACGAAGGTATTGAGCTGGCAAAAACTTTTGGTGCTGAAGATAGCCATAAGTTTGTCAACGGCGTGCTGGATAAAGTTGCTCCAACGATTCGCAAATCTAAAAGATAA
- the tssC gene encoding type VI secretion system contractile sheath large subunit: MSSETELEGYGVEEREYSPSLLNEIMAQTRLSPGDDAYDIAKQGVSAFISNILESGSNNEPINKLLVDRMIAELDSKLSKQMDEVLHSSRFKELESSWRSLKLLVDRTDFKENIKIHVLHATKSELLDDFEYSPEISQSGFYKHVYASGYGQFGGEPIASVIGSYEFNQSSADMKLLQYVSSVGAMAHAPFLSSVSPSFFGLNSFTELSAIKELKAVFEGPAYVKWRALRETEDARYIGLTAPRFLLRLPYDRNENPVKSFDYQEDVNADHEHYLWGNTAYLLASNITDSFAKYRWCPNIIGPQSGGSVNDLPVHIYDSLGQLQAKIPTEVLITDRREYELAEEGFITLTMRKGSDNAAFFSANSIQKCKIFPPTREGKIQETNYKLGTQLPYMFIVNRLAHYIKVLQREQLGAWKERQDLQRELNQWIRQFVADQENPPSEVRSRRPLRGASITVSDVDGDPGWYQVSMSVRPHFKYMGASFELSLVGRLDKE, encoded by the coding sequence ATGTCATCAGAAACAGAATTAGAAGGATACGGCGTTGAAGAACGTGAGTATTCACCTTCATTACTAAATGAAATAATGGCTCAGACTCGTCTTTCCCCCGGTGATGATGCCTATGATATTGCAAAACAAGGGGTTTCAGCATTTATTAGCAATATTTTAGAAAGTGGTAGCAATAACGAACCTATCAATAAACTTTTGGTAGACCGCATGATTGCTGAGCTAGATAGCAAACTCAGTAAGCAAATGGATGAGGTTTTGCATAGCTCCCGGTTTAAAGAGCTGGAATCATCATGGCGTTCTTTAAAGCTACTCGTTGATCGTACTGATTTTAAAGAAAATATTAAAATTCATGTCTTGCATGCCACCAAAAGTGAGCTTTTAGATGATTTCGAGTATTCACCTGAAATCTCTCAATCTGGTTTCTATAAACATGTTTATGCGAGTGGTTATGGACAGTTTGGCGGTGAGCCAATTGCTTCCGTCATTGGTAGCTATGAGTTTAACCAAAGTTCAGCAGATATGAAGCTGTTGCAGTATGTTAGCTCTGTGGGCGCTATGGCCCATGCTCCATTTTTATCTTCAGTATCACCATCATTCTTTGGATTGAATAGCTTCACTGAATTGTCTGCAATCAAAGAGTTAAAAGCCGTCTTTGAAGGGCCCGCTTATGTAAAATGGCGAGCGTTAAGAGAAACGGAAGATGCGCGTTATATTGGATTAACTGCGCCACGATTCTTACTTCGTCTACCGTATGATCGCAATGAAAATCCAGTTAAGTCATTTGATTATCAAGAGGATGTAAATGCAGACCACGAGCACTATCTGTGGGGAAATACTGCATACTTACTTGCTTCTAACATCACGGATAGTTTTGCTAAATACCGTTGGTGCCCGAACATTATTGGGCCTCAAAGTGGTGGTAGCGTTAATGATCTTCCTGTGCATATTTATGACTCTCTTGGGCAGTTGCAAGCAAAGATACCAACCGAGGTCTTGATTACCGATCGTCGAGAGTATGAACTTGCTGAAGAAGGTTTTATCACTTTAACTATGCGTAAAGGTAGTGATAACGCTGCTTTCTTCTCTGCTAACTCAATACAGAAATGTAAAATTTTCCCACCTACTCGCGAAGGGAAAATTCAAGAGACTAATTACAAATTAGGTACTCAACTTCCTTATATGTTCATCGTGAACCGCTTAGCTCATTATATTAAGGTTCTACAGAGAGAACAGCTAGGGGCGTGGAAAGAGAGACAGGATTTACAGCGAGAACTCAACCAATGGATCCGCCAATTTGTGGCCGATCAAGAAAACCCACCGTCTGAAGTTCGCAGCCGCCGTCCATTACGTGGAGCATCAATTACTGTTAGCGATGTGGATGGCGATCCGGGTTGGTATCAAGTTTCAATGTCTGTACGCCCGCATTTTAAATATATGGGCGCAAGTTTTGAGTTATCACTGGTTGGTCGCTTAGATAAGGAATAG
- the ribE gene encoding 6,7-dimethyl-8-ribityllumazine synthase: protein MKTIEGVVAAPQARVAIAIARFNNFINDSLLEGAIDALKRIGQVSDDNITVVWVPGAYELPLAVRALTDTNRYDAVVALGTVIRGGTAHFEFVAGECSSGLASVAMNSVVPVAFGVLTTESIEQAIERAGTKAGNKGAEAALTALEMINVLKAIKA from the coding sequence ATGAAAACGATTGAAGGCGTTGTTGCTGCTCCACAGGCTCGTGTTGCTATCGCTATTGCGCGTTTTAACAATTTCATTAACGACAGCTTGCTGGAAGGCGCAATTGATGCCCTGAAACGTATTGGCCAGGTTTCTGATGACAATATCACTGTAGTTTGGGTTCCTGGCGCTTATGAACTGCCATTGGCCGTTCGCGCACTGACCGACACTAACCGCTATGATGCGGTTGTCGCTTTGGGAACCGTAATCCGTGGCGGTACTGCCCACTTTGAATTTGTTGCAGGAGAATGCAGCTCTGGTCTGGCAAGTGTAGCCATGAACAGCGTTGTGCCTGTTGCATTTGGTGTACTGACTACCGAAAGTATCGAACAAGCCATTGAACGTGCTGGGACTAAAGCGGGTAATAAAGGCGCAGAAGCTGCCCTGACCGCTCTCGAAATGATCAATGTTCTTAAAGCAATTAAAGCCTGA
- the yajC gene encoding preprotein translocase subunit YajC, whose translation MSLFISDAVASAGAPAQGSPYSLVIMLVVFGLIFYFMILRPQQKRAKEHKKLMDAISKGDEVLTNGGLIGRVTKVAETGYIAIALNDTTEVIIKRDFVTAVLPKGTMKAL comes from the coding sequence ATGAGTTTATTCATTTCCGACGCTGTGGCATCTGCTGGGGCACCGGCTCAGGGCAGCCCGTACTCTTTGGTTATCATGCTGGTGGTGTTCGGCCTGATTTTCTATTTCATGATCCTGCGTCCACAGCAGAAACGTGCAAAAGAACATAAAAAACTGATGGATGCCATCAGCAAGGGTGATGAAGTTCTGACCAACGGTGGTTTGATCGGTCGCGTAACGAAAGTTGCTGAGACGGGTTACATTGCTATTGCTCTGAACGATACCACCGAAGTTATCATCAAACGTGATTTCGTGACCGCTGTTCTGCCGAAAGGTACGATGAAAGCGCTGTAA
- the tssB gene encoding type VI secretion system contractile sheath small subunit, whose amino-acid sequence MNKKSEGSVAPKERINIKYVPSTGEQHDEVELPLNLLVIGDLKGTTEDASIEERPAVSIDKYNFSSVMKEADIQLDMDVPNRLEDDAKDDLRIRLNFESMVDFTPDRVARQVPELNKLLELREALVALKGPLGNIPAFRSRLQSLLSDESLRDQLLSELNMSIATGESK is encoded by the coding sequence ATGAATAAAAAATCAGAAGGTAGTGTCGCCCCTAAGGAACGTATTAACATAAAGTATGTTCCCTCTACGGGAGAGCAGCATGATGAGGTTGAATTACCCTTAAATCTACTTGTTATTGGTGACTTAAAAGGGACAACTGAAGATGCTTCAATTGAAGAGAGGCCAGCAGTATCTATCGATAAGTATAATTTCTCATCGGTAATGAAAGAGGCTGACATACAGCTAGATATGGATGTACCCAATCGTCTAGAAGATGATGCTAAAGACGATCTACGTATACGCCTAAACTTCGAATCAATGGTTGATTTTACTCCCGACCGTGTTGCTCGTCAGGTTCCTGAATTAAATAAGCTTTTAGAACTCAGAGAAGCTCTGGTCGCCTTAAAAGGACCATTAGGAAATATTCCGGCATTTCGCTCTCGCTTGCAATCGTTATTGTCTGATGAATCGTTAAGAGACCAGTTGTTAAGCGAACTAAATATGTCTATTGCTACTGGTGAATCTAAATAA
- the pgpA gene encoding phosphatidylglycerophosphatase A — MKNPWHLLATGFGSGLSPIMPGTMGSIASIPFWLLLIQLPWQLYSLVVMFSICIGVYICHRTAKDMKTHDHGSIVWDEFVGMWITLMALPVNSWQWVLGGFLVFRVLDMWKPWPIRWFDRNVHGGMGIMVDDIVAGVLSAVIIYVIGHHWPIALFG, encoded by the coding sequence ATGAAAAACCCATGGCATTTGCTGGCCACGGGGTTCGGCAGCGGCTTGAGCCCGATTATGCCCGGCACCATGGGTTCTATTGCTTCTATCCCCTTTTGGCTATTGTTAATCCAGCTTCCGTGGCAGCTTTACTCGCTGGTCGTGATGTTTAGCATTTGCATTGGGGTTTATATCTGCCATCGCACGGCGAAGGACATGAAAACGCACGACCACGGCAGTATTGTGTGGGACGAATTTGTTGGCATGTGGATCACGCTGATGGCGCTACCGGTCAATAGTTGGCAATGGGTACTAGGCGGTTTTCTTGTTTTCCGTGTGTTGGATATGTGGAAGCCGTGGCCCATTCGCTGGTTCGACCGCAATGTTCACGGTGGAATGGGGATCATGGTGGATGATATCGTGGCGGGCGTCCTCTCCGCGGTGATTATCTATGTGATTGGCCATCATTGGCCGATAGCGCTATTTGGCTGA
- the secF gene encoding protein translocase subunit SecF, giving the protein MAQEYSVEQLNYGRRVYDFMRWDYWAFGISGFLLILSIAIICVNKFNLGLDFTGGTVIEVSLEKPADMDMMRDALQKAGFVDPLLQNFGSSRDIVVRMPPTSSAASGEALGSKVIGVINEATNQNAAVKRIEFVGPSVGEDLAQHGAMALLVALLAILIYVGVRFEWRLAAGVVISLLHDVIITLGVLSLFHIEIDLTIVASLMSVIGYSLNDSIVVSDRIRENFRKIRRGTPYEIFNVSLTQTLHRTLITSGTTLMVILMLYLFGGPMLKGFSLTMLIGVSIGTASSIYVASALALKLGMKREHMLQQKVEKEGADQPSILP; this is encoded by the coding sequence GTGGCACAGGAATATAGTGTTGAGCAATTAAACTACGGCCGTAGAGTCTATGACTTTATGCGCTGGGACTACTGGGCTTTCGGTATTTCTGGTTTTCTGTTGATCCTTTCTATCGCAATTATTTGCGTGAATAAGTTCAACTTAGGGCTCGATTTTACCGGTGGTACCGTCATCGAAGTTTCGCTGGAAAAACCAGCGGATATGGACATGATGCGTGACGCGCTGCAGAAAGCAGGTTTCGTTGATCCGCTGTTACAGAATTTTGGTAGCAGCCGTGACATCGTGGTGCGCATGCCTCCGACTTCAAGCGCAGCGAGCGGTGAAGCGCTAGGCAGCAAAGTCATTGGCGTGATTAATGAGGCCACCAACCAGAATGCAGCGGTAAAGCGTATTGAGTTTGTTGGACCGAGCGTTGGTGAAGATTTGGCACAGCACGGCGCGATGGCGCTGTTGGTCGCCTTGCTGGCTATCTTGATTTACGTTGGCGTTCGATTCGAATGGCGTTTGGCTGCTGGGGTGGTTATTTCATTGCTGCATGATGTGATCATCACTCTAGGCGTATTGTCGTTATTCCATATTGAGATCGATTTAACCATCGTTGCATCATTGATGTCGGTTATCGGCTACTCACTTAACGATAGTATCGTGGTTTCCGACCGTATCCGTGAGAACTTCCGTAAGATCCGTCGCGGAACACCTTACGAAATCTTCAACGTGTCTCTGACACAAACGTTGCATCGTACATTGATCACTTCAGGCACCACCTTGATGGTTATCCTGATGCTGTATTTATTTGGTGGACCGATGTTGAAGGGCTTCTCGCTGACCATGCTGATTGGTGTTTCTATCGGTACGGCTTCTTCCATCTATGTTGCATCCGCGTTGGCGCTGAAACTTGGCATGAAGCGTGAACACATGTTGCAGCAGAAGGTAGAAAAAGAAGGGGCGGATCAGCCGTCAATTCTGCCGTAA
- the secD gene encoding protein translocase subunit SecD, whose translation MLNRYPLWKYIMLIVALAVGLLYALPNLYGEDPAVQITGARGVAASETTLVQVRDELEKQHIASKSIALENGAILARFKDTDVQLRAREVLMDMLGDKYVIALNLAPATPRWLEAIGAEPMKLGLDLRGGVHFLMQVDMETALSKLQEQSMDMLRSDLREKGIPYSTIRKTDGTSNGVLITFRDAETRDKASSYLSPRYLNNLVFSKVGDNGLKAVMTDQRLQEAREYAVQQNINILRNRVNQLGVAEPLVQRQGSDRIVVELPGIQDTARAKEILGATATLEFRLVNSNADSTAAANGRVPGDSEVKYTRDGRPIVMYKRVILTGDHITDSTSSQDEFNRPQVNISLDSAGGSAMSNFTKDNIGKPMATLFVEYKDSGKKDAGGKSILAKQEEVINVATIQSRLGNSFRITGIDNPNEARQLSLLLRAGALIAPIQIVEERTIGPTLGAQNITQGLEACLAGLVVSILFMLFFYKKFGLIATSALLANLVLIVGIMSLLPGATLTMPGIAGIVLTLAVAVDANVLINERIKEELSNGRSVQQAINEGYQGAFSSIFDANVTTLIKVIILYAVGTGAIKGFAITTGIGVATSMFTAIIGTRAIVNLLYGGKRINKLSI comes from the coding sequence GTGTTAAACCGTTATCCTTTGTGGAAGTACATCATGCTGATCGTGGCGCTTGCCGTTGGTCTGCTTTACGCACTTCCTAACCTTTATGGCGAGGATCCGGCTGTTCAGATCACTGGCGCGCGCGGTGTCGCCGCCAGTGAAACAACACTGGTCCAAGTCCGTGATGAGCTTGAAAAACAGCACATCGCCAGCAAGTCTATTGCGCTGGAAAATGGTGCCATTTTGGCACGCTTCAAAGATACTGACGTTCAGCTTCGGGCACGTGAAGTGCTGATGGATATGCTGGGCGACAAATACGTTATTGCATTGAACCTTGCTCCGGCAACGCCGAGATGGCTAGAAGCTATTGGTGCGGAACCGATGAAGTTAGGCCTGGATCTGCGCGGCGGCGTGCACTTCCTGATGCAGGTTGATATGGAAACTGCTCTAAGCAAATTGCAAGAGCAAAGTATGGATATGCTGCGCAGTGATTTGCGTGAAAAGGGCATTCCATATTCAACGATCCGTAAAACTGACGGCACCTCCAATGGCGTTCTCATTACATTCCGTGATGCTGAAACTCGTGATAAAGCGAGCAGCTATCTTTCGCCTCGTTACCTTAATAATCTAGTCTTTAGCAAGGTTGGCGATAATGGCCTGAAAGCGGTAATGACCGATCAGCGTCTGCAAGAAGCCCGTGAATATGCCGTTCAGCAGAACATTAACATTCTGCGTAACCGTGTAAACCAGTTGGGTGTTGCCGAACCGCTCGTTCAGCGTCAAGGCTCAGATCGTATTGTGGTTGAGCTACCGGGTATTCAAGATACTGCACGTGCCAAAGAGATTCTGGGTGCAACTGCAACCTTGGAATTCCGTTTGGTGAACTCGAATGCTGACAGCACCGCTGCTGCCAATGGACGTGTACCGGGCGATTCTGAAGTGAAATACACACGAGATGGGCGTCCTATCGTGATGTATAAGCGCGTCATCCTGACCGGCGACCATATTACCGATTCTACCTCGAGCCAAGACGAGTTTAACCGCCCTCAGGTTAATATCTCGCTCGACAGCGCCGGTGGTAGCGCAATGTCTAACTTCACGAAGGATAACATCGGCAAACCGATGGCAACCCTGTTCGTTGAATACAAAGACAGCGGTAAGAAAGATGCGGGCGGCAAATCAATTCTGGCTAAGCAAGAAGAAGTGATTAACGTTGCAACTATTCAGTCTCGTTTGGGGAATAGCTTCCGTATTACCGGTATCGATAATCCGAATGAAGCTCGTCAGCTTTCGTTGCTGCTGCGTGCGGGGGCGTTGATTGCACCAATTCAAATTGTTGAAGAACGTACTATCGGTCCGACCTTAGGTGCTCAGAATATTACTCAAGGTCTAGAAGCGTGCTTGGCTGGCTTGGTTGTCTCGATCCTGTTCATGCTGTTCTTCTATAAGAAGTTTGGTCTGATAGCGACTTCAGCTCTGCTGGCAAACCTCGTGCTCATCGTTGGGATTATGTCCCTGCTGCCGGGGGCGACTCTGACCATGCCGGGTATTGCGGGGATTGTGTTAACCCTTGCGGTAGCAGTCGATGCCAACGTACTGATAAACGAACGTATTAAAGAAGAACTTAGTAACGGGCGTTCAGTACAACAGGCGATCAATGAAGGTTATCAAGGCGCATTCAGCTCCATTTTTGATGCTAACGTTACGACGCTTATCAAGGTCATCATCCTGTATGCCGTTGGCACCGGGGCAATTAAAGGCTTTGCGATCACGACCGGTATTGGTGTGGCGACGTCAATGTTTACCGCAATTATCGGTACTCGTGCCATCGTAAACCTACTGTACGGCGGCAAACGCATCAACAAGCTGTCTATCTGA
- the thiL gene encoding thiamine-phosphate kinase has translation MACGEFDVIARYFNRHRTARRDVKQGIGDDCALLSVSEKQLIAISTDTLVSGIHFLPDIDPADLGYKSLAVNLSDLAAMGADPAWVSLALTLPEINEPWLARFSDSLFEQLDYYGMQLIGGDTTRGPLSITYTINGLVPAGRALLRSGARIGDWIYVTGTLGDSAAGLAILQDRLSVEDNEERNALIHRHLRPHPRVLQGQALRDLASSAIDISDGVVSDLGHILKASDCGANLYLDDLPMSASLTNNTTPEQALRWALSGGEDYELCFTVPELHRGALDVALGLLGADFTCIGQIAPAADGMRFWRGNVQVELDLQGFDHFGKD, from the coding sequence ATGGCATGCGGCGAATTTGATGTTATTGCCCGCTACTTTAACCGTCATCGGACGGCTCGTCGGGATGTAAAGCAGGGTATTGGTGATGACTGTGCGCTGCTTTCTGTTTCTGAAAAACAGCTGATTGCAATCAGTACTGATACCCTCGTATCTGGCATCCATTTCTTACCTGATATCGATCCCGCCGATTTAGGCTATAAATCCTTAGCTGTAAACTTAAGCGATTTAGCAGCAATGGGCGCTGACCCTGCTTGGGTTTCTTTGGCACTGACGCTCCCTGAAATCAATGAGCCGTGGCTTGCCCGTTTTAGCGATAGTTTATTCGAACAGCTTGATTATTACGGTATGCAGCTAATTGGCGGTGACACCACTCGTGGCCCGTTAAGCATCACCTACACCATTAATGGCTTAGTACCTGCTGGGCGTGCATTACTGCGCAGCGGTGCCCGTATCGGTGATTGGATTTATGTTACTGGTACGCTAGGAGACAGCGCCGCTGGATTGGCTATTTTGCAGGATCGGCTTTCGGTCGAGGACAATGAAGAACGCAATGCGCTAATTCATCGCCATCTGCGACCCCATCCGCGCGTGTTACAAGGACAAGCATTGAGAGATCTTGCCAGCTCGGCGATTGATATTTCTGATGGTGTCGTCTCAGACTTGGGGCATATTCTGAAAGCTAGCGATTGTGGTGCTAATCTGTACCTAGACGATTTGCCGATGTCAGCGAGCTTAACGAATAATACAACACCGGAACAGGCACTGCGGTGGGCGTTGTCCGGCGGCGAAGATTACGAGCTGTGCTTCACCGTTCCTGAGTTGCATCGTGGTGCATTGGATGTCGCACTAGGCTTGCTGGGTGCTGATTTTACCTGCATTGGACAAATTGCCCCTGCGGCTGATGGTATGCGGTTCTGGCGTGGTAACGTTCAGGTGGAATTAGATCTTCAAGGGTTTGACCATTTTGGTAAAGATTAG
- the nrdR gene encoding transcriptional regulator NrdR has product MHCPFCSAVDTKVIDSRLVGDGTQVRRRRQCLVCNERFTTFEVAELVMPRVIKSNDVREPFNEDKLRSGILKALEKRPVNSDDVEMAISHIKSQLRATGEREVPTKMVGNLVMDALKKLDKVAYIRFASVYRSFEDIREFGEEIAKLQD; this is encoded by the coding sequence ATGCATTGCCCATTTTGTTCCGCCGTTGATACCAAAGTCATTGATTCCCGCTTGGTTGGTGATGGTACTCAAGTGCGCCGCCGCCGCCAGTGTCTGGTTTGTAACGAACGTTTCACGACCTTTGAGGTTGCTGAACTGGTGATGCCGCGCGTTATCAAAAGTAATGACGTTCGAGAACCGTTTAACGAAGATAAGTTACGCAGTGGCATCTTAAAAGCATTAGAAAAACGCCCTGTAAACTCAGATGACGTTGAAATGGCGATCAGCCATATTAAATCTCAGTTACGTGCCACCGGTGAGCGCGAAGTTCCTACTAAAATGGTGGGTAACCTCGTCATGGATGCGCTGAAAAAACTCGATAAAGTCGCCTACATTCGCTTTGCTTCCGTATATCGCAGCTTTGAAGACATCCGAGAGTTTGGCGAAGAGATCGCGAAACTACAGGACTAG